The following proteins come from a genomic window of Lachnoclostridium phytofermentans ISDg:
- a CDS encoding peptidylprolyl isomerase, translating into MHKKLGIMILCGAIAISLVGCGLINKGNSEGKSSITQEEPGKEGVVEEPTLTQEAKKLYQFKDVKKGDTIAEINVKDYGTMKIKLFGKEAPKAVENFVTHAKDGYYDGVTFHRIIEEFMIQGGDPLGTGFGGESIYGEPFEDEFSNDLYPFRGALCMANSGSNTNGSQFFIVQADSEQVNLLKDLAKEYYDLSFIDYVQKAYGVKLSSNELNQFITYGGTPWLTRKHTVFGQVIEGFDVLDAIANTEKADDQGTPKNPVVIENIKISEVE; encoded by the coding sequence ATGCATAAGAAATTAGGAATTATGATATTATGTGGAGCCATAGCGATTAGTTTAGTGGGATGTGGTTTAATAAACAAAGGAAACAGTGAGGGTAAATCCTCCATCACTCAAGAGGAACCAGGCAAGGAAGGTGTTGTAGAGGAACCGACTCTTACCCAAGAAGCAAAAAAGTTATATCAGTTTAAAGATGTTAAGAAAGGTGATACAATTGCCGAAATTAATGTGAAAGATTATGGCACGATGAAGATAAAATTATTCGGGAAGGAAGCACCAAAAGCAGTAGAGAACTTTGTAACACATGCAAAGGATGGGTATTATGATGGAGTTACGTTTCATCGTATCATAGAGGAGTTTATGATTCAAGGTGGTGATCCATTAGGAACAGGTTTTGGTGGTGAAAGTATCTACGGTGAACCATTCGAAGACGAATTCTCTAATGATTTATATCCTTTCCGTGGTGCTCTTTGTATGGCAAATAGTGGATCGAATACGAATGGTAGTCAGTTCTTTATTGTACAAGCTGATTCAGAACAGGTCAATCTTTTAAAGGATTTAGCAAAGGAATATTATGATTTATCCTTTATAGATTATGTACAAAAGGCATATGGCGTAAAATTATCTTCAAACGAGTTGAATCAATTTATAACCTATGGTGGTACCCCTTGGTTAACCAGGAAACATACTGTATTTGGACAAGTCATAGAAGGATTTGATGTGTTAGATGCTATCGCAAATACCGAGAAAGCTGACGATCAAGGAACTCCAAAGAATCCAGTTGTGATAGAAAATATAAAAATTTCTGAAGTTGAATAA
- a CDS encoding thymidine kinase yields MSKLYFKYGCMNSSKSANLLMIRHNYEEQGFNILLLKPSIDDREGKSIIKSRIGIEAECIMVKPLDSIKDIFQKNPADIIMVDEAQFLTKDQVDELYDISFQNNVLCFGLLTDFQQRLFEGSQRLIELAESLQEIKTVCACGRRATMNVRFDEHGNVITRGEQVDIGGNDKYRAMCKYCYNNLTKK; encoded by the coding sequence ATGTCAAAATTATATTTTAAATACGGTTGCATGAATAGCAGTAAATCAGCGAATCTTCTGATGATACGCCATAATTATGAGGAACAGGGCTTTAATATTTTATTATTAAAACCTTCCATAGATGACCGAGAAGGAAAATCAATTATTAAATCAAGGATTGGAATTGAAGCAGAATGCATTATGGTTAAGCCATTAGATTCTATTAAGGATATTTTTCAAAAAAATCCTGCTGATATTATTATGGTTGATGAAGCTCAATTTCTAACGAAAGATCAAGTCGATGAACTATATGATATTTCTTTTCAAAACAATGTCTTATGTTTCGGTTTGTTGACGGATTTTCAACAACGTCTTTTTGAAGGAAGCCAAAGATTGATTGAGCTTGCTGAGAGTTTACAGGAAATTAAAACTGTTTGTGCCTGTGGTCGTAGAGCAACGATGAATGTTCGCTTTGATGAACATGGTAATGTAATTACTCGTGGCGAACAAGTTGACATAGGAGGAAATGATAAATATAGAGCGATGTGTAAATATTGCTATAATAATCTAACAAAAAAATAA
- a CDS encoding helix-turn-helix domain-containing protein — MITTTFGALLKEIRKTNNMTQVETCKDICSLRQYVRIENNTSEPSMYLVQLLSHRLNYDLIAYYKLIYCDQTLQANTIKTEADVLIKGGQYDDLEKLINRFENYPEFKKGENLQFIYYYKSLCAHSKKDYNQAVQYCINGLHIEDPSFSKNRLYGKISSSIGLNLYHNLGCYLNELGKLDLSIDIWNKILIDIEKKVALNFSYYQSSIEFVKQLYLSTSYNMGTQKTILKEYRMALSYFDKGIVFANKHNCSYYLTNIVRQKMRVLYTLNRYEEARASYDICMGLYLLQGDTKELRSCEQIMKEDYPELLKIKMYD, encoded by the coding sequence ATGATAACAACTACATTTGGAGCTTTATTAAAAGAAATTAGAAAAACAAATAATATGACACAAGTAGAAACATGTAAAGATATCTGCTCTTTAAGACAATATGTGAGAATTGAAAATAATACTTCAGAACCTTCGATGTACCTAGTTCAGCTGCTTTCCCATCGTTTAAATTATGACCTTATTGCTTATTATAAACTTATATACTGCGATCAAACATTGCAAGCAAATACAATAAAAACTGAAGCAGATGTCTTAATTAAAGGTGGTCAGTATGATGATTTAGAGAAACTTATAAACAGATTTGAAAATTACCCTGAATTTAAAAAGGGTGAAAATCTTCAGTTCATATACTATTATAAGTCGTTATGTGCCCACAGCAAAAAAGATTATAACCAAGCGGTACAGTATTGTATTAATGGATTACATATTGAAGATCCAAGTTTTAGTAAAAATCGATTATATGGTAAAATCAGCTCAAGTATTGGTTTGAATTTATATCATAATCTTGGGTGTTATCTAAATGAATTAGGAAAATTGGATTTATCTATTGATATATGGAATAAGATATTAATCGACATCGAAAAGAAAGTAGCATTAAACTTTTCTTATTATCAATCCTCAATAGAATTTGTAAAACAACTATATTTATCAACTTCCTATAATATGGGTACACAAAAAACTATATTAAAGGAGTATAGAATGGCTCTAAGTTATTTTGATAAAGGAATTGTATTTGCAAATAAGCATAATTGCTCCTATTATTTAACTAATATAGTTAGGCAAAAAATGCGTGTATTATATACACTCAATAGATATGAAGAAGCAAGGGCCTCTTACGACATCTGTATGGGGCTATACTTATTACAGGGAGATACTAAGGAATTAAGAAGCTGTGAGCAAATTATGAAGGAAGATTATCCAGAGTTATTAAAAATAAAAATGTATGACTAG
- a CDS encoding response regulator, whose amino-acid sequence MNILIVDDVAFIRIGIKSSLSKYRNLYMFDAGTYEEAVKILDEEKIDLIFLDLNLNTNSQTKLEHENGLDIVRYLMEKEIDMPYVAILSGTVNESKMREAYNLGITNIVSKPFSTESLMSIIDEVHDVMYQVPLPR is encoded by the coding sequence TTGAATATATTAATTGTTGATGATGTAGCTTTTATCCGAATCGGTATAAAATCTAGTTTAAGCAAGTATAGAAATTTATATATGTTTGATGCTGGAACCTATGAAGAGGCAGTTAAGATCTTAGACGAGGAAAAGATAGATCTTATCTTTCTTGATCTGAATTTAAATACTAATTCTCAAACAAAATTGGAACATGAAAATGGTTTAGATATTGTTCGGTACTTAATGGAGAAGGAAATAGATATGCCTTATGTTGCGATTTTATCTGGAACAGTGAATGAATCAAAGATGAGAGAAGCATACAATCTTGGGATAACGAATATAGTTTCCAAACCGTTTAGTACTGAAAGTTTGATGAGTATAATAGATGAGGTGCATGATGTGATGTATCAGGTACCTTTGCCGAGGTAA